A single Dermacentor albipictus isolate Rhodes 1998 colony chromosome 3, USDA_Dalb.pri_finalv2, whole genome shotgun sequence DNA region contains:
- the egh gene encoding beta-1,4-mannosyltransferase egh, with amino-acid sequence MQLSSRAKHLLHCCLCVGLILAFEVFTGGIHLWKFSYDDLDPVEQYGWPLTIVLYLMRLLTVLALPQCICNCLGLLLYNAFPEKVRVKGSPLLAPFICIRVVTRGDYPDLVRTNVARNIETCAEVGLENFIVEIVTDKPLGLAKHPRVREVVVPSSYRPKSGALFKARALQYCLEDDVSILGDDDWIVHLDEETLMTEDSVRGILNFTLDGKHAFGQGLITYANERVVNWVTTLADSFRVADDMGKLRFQFWAFHRPLFSWKGSYVVTRAGAERKVSFDHGPDGSIAEDCFFSMVAYREGYTFDFIPGEMWEKSPFSFWDFLQQRKRWLQGIFLVVHSSAIPLRHKLFLALALYSWATIPLSTSNLILAAFCPIPCPAVLNFLCAFVGAMNLYMYIFGVIKSFSLYRMGPVRFFLCLLGALSTIPFNVAIENVAVLWGCFGKKHRFYVVSKQLERPINV; translated from the coding sequence ATGCAGCTGAGCAGTCGTGCCAAGCATTTGCTGCACTGTTGCCTCTGCGTGGGGCTGATACTGGCCTTCGAGGTGTTCACGGGAGGCATCCACCTCTGGAAGTTCAGTTACGATGATCTGGACCCTGTGGAGCAGTATGGCTGGCCCTTGACAATCGTGCTGTACCTGATGCGGCTACTGACGGTGTTAGCGCTGCCTCagtgcatttgcaactgcttaGGCTTGCTGCTGTACAACGCCTTTCCGGAGAAAGTGCGTGTCAAAGGCTCGCCCCTGCTGGCGCCCTTCATCTGCATACGCGTTGTTACGCGTGGCGACTACCCAGATCTTGTGCGGACCAACGTCGCGCGGAACATTGAAACCTGTGCTGAAGTTGGTTTGGAGAACTTTATCGTGGAAATTGTCACAGACAAGCCCCTTGGACTGGCCAAACACCCCCGCGTTCGTGAAGTGGTAGTGCCGTCCTCCTACCGGCCCAAAAGCGGTGCCCTATTCAAGGCGCGGGCTCTGCAGTACTGCCTTGAAGACGATGTAAGCATCCTGGGTGATGACGACTGGATTGTGCACTTAGACGAAGAGACCCTAATGACAGAAGACTCTGTGCGAGGCATCCTCAACTTTACCCTGGATGGCAAACATGCCTTTGGCCAAGGTCTCATCACATATGCCAATGAACGTGTGGTCAACTGGGTTACTACCCTTGCTGACAGCTTCCGTGTGGCTGACGACATGGGTAAGCTGCGCTTCCAGTTCTGGGCCTTCCACAGGCCCCTGTTTAGCTGGAAAGGCTCGTACGTTGTGACCCGGGCTGGTGCCGAGCGCAAGGTGTCCTTTGACCATGGTCCAGATGGCTCCATTGCTGAGGACTGCTTCTTCAGCATGGTGGCATACCGTGAAGGCTACACGTTTGACTTCATTCCTGGCGAAATGTGGGAAAAGAGCCCTTTTTCCTTCTGGGACTTCCTGCAGCAGCGCAAGCGCTGGCTCCAAGGCATCTTCCTTGTGGTGCACAGCAGCGCCATCCCTCTGCGCCACAAGTTGTTCCTGGCTCTCGCTCTCTACTCATGGGCAACGATTCCACTGAGCACGTCCAACCTTATCCTCGCAGCCTTTTGTCCCATCCCCTGCCCCGCGGTGCTCAACTTCCTGTGTGCCTTCGTGGGGGCCATGAATCTGTACATGTACATCTTTGGTGTTATCAAGTCCTTCAGCTTGTACCGCATGGGACCTGTGCGCTTCTTCCTCTGTCTGCTGGGAGCCCTATCCACCATACCATTCAATGTGGCCATTGAGAATGTGGCCGTTCTCTGGGGCTGCTTTGGCAAGAAGCACCGCTTCTATGTAGTCTCTAAGCAGCTCGAACGCCCCATCAATGTATGA